DNA sequence from the Thalassotalea sp. 273M-4 genome:
AAAATTCCGGTTACCCTACCAATATCTAAATCTAATTTTTCCCATACTTTAAAGTTTTCTAATATTATTCTTTTTAGCATGCTCTTCTCCTAAACGACTGCCCAACGAATCGTAAACAATTCTTCTATTTCAGTTTTTTGTTTCATCCGAGCTTCTAATGCCGCTATAAGCTCGTCCCGTTTTTCAGCGATTTCATCTTCAACATCCCATATTTCAGCTCGTTGCTTTCGTTGTTTACGTTCTAAATCTTTCAACTGTTTTTGCATCTGTTGTTGCGCTTCAACAAAAACTGCGTGACGGCTTTCTCGTTTCAGCGATTTGATTTGGTTCTTGGTGTCAACAAGTGCTTGCTCGGCAGATAAAATTTTATCGTCCGCCCACTTCTCAAGTTTATCTCTCTCGTCTTGAAAGTACTTATTATTTAAGTCCATTGCTTCAGCAAGTTTTACATCTAGTTGTCTGGTCTGGTTCTCTAGCAAACGCTCAGGAACAGAAACACTTACCTCTTCAACACTTTTACTACCAACGTTAAACAGCTTTTTACAAGCCTCGCCATCAATGAGTTGACCTCTATCCGTCATACCTGTGAAAACAAGATACTCTTCTGTTTGAAAAGCTTCTATGCGCAATAAGTTTAGTGATAGCCAACCAGACTGACCTTGCAGTTGCTCTGCCACAGAAACTTTCGTTTGATGGCTTTGATAGTCAAATATAACCTCTTTATGTGGCGTAGCTTGTTTTCTCGCCGATTCAATTACATGCTCGCCTAGTGGATGAGTAATTCGGTACTTATGTGCGTGTTCTTCAATCACCTGTGCCGTTTCAGCTTCGGCCTGCTTTCCTTTACGAATAAGTTGATATTTTCCTTTCGCGAAACCGGAAATTTTATCGGTTAACGTGAAGCTGTAGTTATTCTCATTAAAAAGTGCATGATTGCGAAGTTGATGCACTGTTACAGCCCAAAACCATCTAGAAACTTTGTCTAAGCGTTCCTTGGCTTGATCTAATTTAATTCTAAGTAGGTCGTGAATATCTTCGTCAAAATGCTCTAACAACGCCTCTTGTGTTTGTTGCATTTTTGAACTGATATCGTCTTCTAGCTCTTTTTGCAACGAGGTAAAAGCTTGCTCAATTTCTTGTGGTGATCGGCATTCTTGATAGATTTGCTGAATACGTTTTTCAAAGTCTACGCCACTTTCTAAACTACCGAGCACAGAATCAGAAGCGCCAAAAACACCGTCAAAAAGAGTGAATTTATCAGTCAGTAATTCAAGTACTCTTTGGTCAGCCAAGTTGCGCTGGTTCATGAAGTTAATCACAACCACATCAAACTTTTGACCGTATCGATGACAACGCCCAATACGCTGTTCAACCCTTTGTGGGTTCCAAGGCAAATCGTAGTTTATCAGTAATGAACAAAACTGTAAGTTAACACCTTCAGCTGCCGCTTCTGTGGCGATCATTATTTCGGCATGGTCTTTAAAGTGGTCAATAAGAGCCGTTCTTCTATCAACCTGAGGCGATCCGGTTACCTTATCTGAACCTTCATTTTTTATTTTCCACTGCTTATAAATTTCAGTTGCTTCCGGATGTGTATTTGAGCCGCTAAAAGTAACGATTTTGTCTTTAAAGCCATGTTGAGCTAAGAATGCCGCTAAGTAACTTTGAGTTCTTTTAGACTCAGTAAAAATAATGACCTTTTGGGCAGCTCCCATTTCGGCCATTTGGATAAAGCCTAAATCGAGTGCCTTTAATAATGCCTTGGCTTTTTCGTCGTTCTGAATACCTTCAGCCTGCTTTATAAAGCCTTCTAGCTCCTGAATTTCAAGCGATAACCTTTTTTCATCAATAACTTCTTTAGCCGCTTCGTCGTCAAGCAAATCATCTATATCGTCCTCATCAAGATAATCTGTTTCTAGATCATCATCTTCGATAATAGTGCGGAGTAAATCGTCATCATGTTCTACCTTTTGGTGTTTTAGTTGCTCCAGACGACTTTTCATCACTTGCAGCGTATTTAGAACGGCAAACGAACTTGAGGCGAGTAGCTTTCTTAGAATTAAGCCTGTGAGATGTTTTTGTCTTCTAGGTAGCGCATAGCTATCATCCTTTTCTAAAAACGCAGAAACGGCATCATACAAAGCTTGCTCTTGGTCAGATGGAGTAAAGGGAACAGTAATAGCTTTGCGCTGGGTATATTTCACATACTCAAGCACTTGTTTGCGCAGTGTACGCTTTACAAAGCTTGCAAGTCGCTCCTTTAGTTCTTGCTGATCACTATCGCCCTGCATGAATTGTTTACGAAACGCTTTGTCGTCGCCAAAAATATGTTCATCGATCAACGTCGACATACCATACAGTTCCATTAAAGAATTTTGCAATGGCGTTGCTGTTAACAATAGTTTCTTTCGACCATGAAGCGCTCTTTTAAGCGCCTGTCCCATCTTATTGCTTTCACGATGTGCATTACGTAGTTTATGCGCTTCATCTATAACAACCAGATCCCACATTTCACCAACGAGCCTATCTTCAAGCCTAGCAGCATAGTGATAAGACATAATCACTACCTGCTTGTTGTTTAATGGATTGTAGACACCTGATTTCTGTAACTGGTTAAACGTTTTAGCGTCTAGTATTTGAGAAGGGAGATTAAATTTTTCCAATAATTCTTGCGCCCATTGGCGGCGCAAAGATGCAGGGCAAATAATAAGAAGCTTACGCTTTCTTTCCGCCCAGTACTGGCAGAGAACAAGCCCTGCTTCAATAGTTTTCCCTAATCCCACTTCGTCAGCCAACACAACACCTTGATTCAGTGGGTTATCTAATGCAAACAAAGCCGCCTCAATCTGATGAGGATTAAGATCTACACTAGCATCAAACAATGACTGAGATAGCCTGTCTACACCATTATTGCTATGTAGAATTGATAGTTCATGTGCAAAATATTTCGCGTGGTAATCAGTAATCAATTAACGTTGCTCCCTTTGCTTTCTTCAATCCATTGCTCAATATCTTCGCGTTTAAAACGCCAGCTACCACCAACTTTAAAACCAGGCAACTTACCTTCGCTAGCCAAGCGGTAAGCTGTCTTTTCTGCTAACTTTAAATACGCCGCTACTTCTTTCAAGGTTAATATTGGGTCTGTCATTTAGTTATTTTTGTTGATTTTTAATCAAAAGAGTTATTGAGAGAATATGGGAAAATTGAGGAATCGTCAACGAAGGTTTGTCATCACTTGAAGAAGCCTTTCCGCTATTACATCATCTTTACCCTTATGATTTAAATAACTAACTTTACAAAGACTTCGTTTCAAAATAACGGTGGTTCGTTTTAACTATTTAGCCTCTGCCTTCTATCTTTACCATTATCCAATCTTCAACTTCACTTGCCACCCAAACAACACAATTTGAGCTTAATTTCACCTGCTTTGGAAAACGATCTTCCTTCATAAATTTGTAAATTGCTGAACGACTTAAGCTGGTTAAATTCTTAACTTCATCTAATTTAATAAAACGCATTTTTAAATCCTCTGGATATGTTCAAAGGATTCGCAAGGCCAGTTATTTTTTAGGGCATAAAAACGATATAAAAACATTTCAGACATATATCACCCCTGTGCATAAACATGTTTAATCATTAAGGAGAACGTTATGCACAGTTCATTAGCTGAGACATACAAGTCTCATCGTCCATTGCATGAGTTTCGTGTACTAGAAAAAGCCGCCAAGATCATCGAACGCTGTTATTTAAAAGGTCAGGCGTTTACCAGCTCTAGCGCCACCCAAGATTTTTTGATGTGTAAGCTAGGCACATATAAGCAAGAAGTGTTTTCTGTCATGCTGCTCGATAGCCAGCATCACCTGATCGAATACAAAGAGTTATTTTTCGGGACCATAGATGCGGCAACCGTTTACCCTCGCGAAGTAGTGCGAGCGGTATTTGAAGCCAATGCAGCTGCTGTAGTATTTGCCCACAACCACCCTTCTGGCATTTCTGAGTCGTCTATTGCCGATAAAAATATTACTGAGCGCCTAGTAAAGGCGCTTGGTTTAATTGATGTGCGGGTGCTGGACCATATTATCGTGGCAGAAACACCGGTGTCGTTTGCAGAAAAAGGATTACTGTGAGGTATGGCTATGGAGGTGAAAATAAAGAGAAGTACTGAATTATCGTTACCTGGTACGTTTTACCAGTTAATCGAAAAAGAGATCATCGATGTGGGTAAACCAGATGAAGATGCCAAGCGCATTACCCTGAATTTTTTAGACCCAGGTTATTGTGCTCAAACGGGTGGTTATCACCCTGTGAATGTTGGCTTAGTTAAAAACATGAATGAGTGGAGACTAGTTTCAATATCCGATTACGCTTACCAAGATTCATCAAACGACTTGGTAAAAGAAATTGAGATCTGTTTTACCACCAATAAAGCCTACAGCATGTTTACTGGGTGGCTAGATAGCGGTGATTCACAAGAGCTGCTATCGATGCTGATAAATAACTTCGTAGAATACTACGCGATGGGCGTTTATCGCACCGCCGCCTACATCGACTGATTCCAAAACCTCAGGTTCCCATTTTGGCATTTTGGGAACCTGACACCCCAGTAAAAACAAGGCCTTCAGCGACATACCTCCGCTGAAGTTCCCATTTTCTACAAATACAGCAAAAAAGGAACCTGAAATATGGCCGAAGTTCAAGCGATCACGCAATTTGAAAAAGTCCATCTGATAAGCCATCTGCTGTCGATTCGTTGCAGTGAACAAATGGCGGACATTTGGAACATTGGTTTAAACCTGGCTCTTCGAATATCGGATTTACTATCGATTAAGTTTTCCGACATACAAGGCGATAGGCTTATCCTTAAAGAAGGCAAGACCGGCAAAGTTGCCAATATCCAACTTAACAACAAAGCGCTGAAAACCATCAGTAAAATCAAAGAGAAGCACCCTTCGCATATTTACCTGTTTCAATCCCATCGAAGCCAAGGTACGGACAACCAAAATCCTAAGCCGCTAAGTAGACGCGCAGTAACTAAAGCATTCGCACAAGTTGGTGAAGAACTTGGCTTATCACTTGGTACCCACAGTATGCGTAAGACCCGTGGTTATCACTTGTATAAAAACACCAAAGACATCGCCAGAGTGATGAAGATGCTCAGGCACAGCTCTGAGGCCGTCACGCTCAGATACATCGGCATGACCCAAGCCGAAATCGATGCTGACTTTGTTGAACTCGAAATCTAATAAGGAATACTCTATGTTTAAATATTTTTTACTCGCTCCAGCGATTAATCTGGTTGAAAGCCTCGTCGATGAATTTCGCGATAGCGTAACCCCTAAGATAGGCAGTGTCGTTTATTGTGACATGTGTTGTGGCTACGCCGATCACAGTGGCATTTATGTGGGTAATAACCAAATCATCCATTTAAATGGCAAGGGGGTTATTGAACAAGTTAACCCTACAGGTTTCACCGATGGTACCACCGCTCTGAACATCTACGTATCTGCCAAAGATGAGTATGCCTGTGGTGATGAAGATGTGGCTGAACGAGCACTTGATATGCTCGGTACAAAAACAGA
Encoded proteins:
- a CDS encoding SNF2-related protein, producing the protein MITDYHAKYFAHELSILHSNNGVDRLSQSLFDASVDLNPHQIEAALFALDNPLNQGVVLADEVGLGKTIEAGLVLCQYWAERKRKLLIICPASLRRQWAQELLEKFNLPSQILDAKTFNQLQKSGVYNPLNNKQVVIMSYHYAARLEDRLVGEMWDLVVIDEAHKLRNAHRESNKMGQALKRALHGRKKLLLTATPLQNSLMELYGMSTLIDEHIFGDDKAFRKQFMQGDSDQQELKERLASFVKRTLRKQVLEYVKYTQRKAITVPFTPSDQEQALYDAVSAFLEKDDSYALPRRQKHLTGLILRKLLASSSFAVLNTLQVMKSRLEQLKHQKVEHDDDLLRTIIEDDDLETDYLDEDDIDDLLDDEAAKEVIDEKRLSLEIQELEGFIKQAEGIQNDEKAKALLKALDLGFIQMAEMGAAQKVIIFTESKRTQSYLAAFLAQHGFKDKIVTFSGSNTHPEATEIYKQWKIKNEGSDKVTGSPQVDRRTALIDHFKDHAEIMIATEAAAEGVNLQFCSLLINYDLPWNPQRVEQRIGRCHRYGQKFDVVVINFMNQRNLADQRVLELLTDKFTLFDGVFGASDSVLGSLESGVDFEKRIQQIYQECRSPQEIEQAFTSLQKELEDDISSKMQQTQEALLEHFDEDIHDLLRIKLDQAKERLDKVSRWFWAVTVHQLRNHALFNENNYSFTLTDKISGFAKGKYQLIRKGKQAEAETAQVIEEHAHKYRITHPLGEHVIESARKQATPHKEVIFDYQSHQTKVSVAEQLQGQSGWLSLNLLRIEAFQTEEYLVFTGMTDRGQLIDGEACKKLFNVGSKSVEEVSVSVPERLLENQTRQLDVKLAEAMDLNNKYFQDERDKLEKWADDKILSAEQALVDTKNQIKSLKRESRHAVFVEAQQQMQKQLKDLERKQRKQRAEIWDVEDEIAEKRDELIAALEARMKQKTEIEELFTIRWAVV
- the mads1 gene encoding methylation-associated defense system helix-turn-helix domain-containing protein MAD1, which encodes MTDPILTLKEVAAYLKLAEKTAYRLASEGKLPGFKVGGSWRFKREDIEQWIEESKGSNVN
- a CDS encoding AlpA family transcriptional regulator; this encodes MRFIKLDEVKNLTSLSRSAIYKFMKEDRFPKQVKLSSNCVVWVASEVEDWIMVKIEGRG
- a CDS encoding JAB domain-containing protein translates to MHSSLAETYKSHRPLHEFRVLEKAAKIIERCYLKGQAFTSSSATQDFLMCKLGTYKQEVFSVMLLDSQHHLIEYKELFFGTIDAATVYPREVVRAVFEANAAAVVFAHNHPSGISESSIADKNITERLVKALGLIDVRVLDHIIVAETPVSFAEKGLL
- a CDS encoding DUF2787 family protein, coding for MKIKRSTELSLPGTFYQLIEKEIIDVGKPDEDAKRITLNFLDPGYCAQTGGYHPVNVGLVKNMNEWRLVSISDYAYQDSSNDLVKEIEICFTTNKAYSMFTGWLDSGDSQELLSMLINNFVEYYAMGVYRTAAYID
- a CDS encoding tyrosine-type recombinase/integrase, with the translated sequence MAEVQAITQFEKVHLISHLLSIRCSEQMADIWNIGLNLALRISDLLSIKFSDIQGDRLILKEGKTGKVANIQLNNKALKTISKIKEKHPSHIYLFQSHRSQGTDNQNPKPLSRRAVTKAFAQVGEELGLSLGTHSMRKTRGYHLYKNTKDIARVMKMLRHSSEAVTLRYIGMTQAEIDADFVELEI
- a CDS encoding lecithin retinol acyltransferase family protein; amino-acid sequence: MFKYFLLAPAINLVESLVDEFRDSVTPKIGSVVYCDMCCGYADHSGIYVGNNQIIHLNGKGVIEQVNPTGFTDGTTALNIYVSAKDEYACGDEDVAERALDMLGTKTEYNTLSNNCHQFSAYCLNGDLHNACSFMWMLKDEAKSYLGANTWRHWG